One region of Faecalibacter bovis genomic DNA includes:
- a CDS encoding protein-L-isoaspartate(D-aspartate) O-methyltransferase yields MSIDDFKSQGRRKMLVDLLISKGIDNKQVLNAINQIPRHLFLDSAFSEYAYIDEAFPIAAGQTISHPYTVAFQTQLLDIQPLDKVLEIGTGSGYQTAVLVAMGAEVFTIERQKELYDFSKIILKNIHFEPRYQTYGDGYKGLPTYAPFDKIIVTAGAPEIPKELLKQLKIGGIMVIPIGNESQKMISILRLNEENFEMYEFGNFKFVPMLESREK; encoded by the coding sequence ATGTCTATAGACGATTTTAAAAGCCAAGGAAGAAGAAAAATGCTTGTTGATTTATTGATTTCCAAAGGAATTGATAACAAACAAGTTTTAAATGCCATTAACCAAATTCCACGTCATTTGTTTCTTGACAGTGCATTTTCAGAATATGCTTATATAGACGAAGCATTTCCAATTGCAGCTGGTCAAACTATATCTCATCCATATACGGTTGCATTTCAAACGCAATTATTAGATATTCAACCATTGGATAAAGTATTAGAAATTGGAACTGGAAGTGGTTATCAAACAGCAGTTTTAGTTGCTATGGGAGCCGAAGTTTTCACCATAGAAAGACAAAAGGAATTATACGATTTTTCAAAAATCATCTTAAAAAATATCCATTTCGAACCTCGTTATCAAACGTATGGCGATGGTTATAAAGGATTACCAACTTATGCACCTTTTGACAAAATTATAGTTACAGCTGGTGCGCCAGAAATTCCTAAAGAATTATTAAAACAATTAAAAATTGGAGGAATAATGGTAATTCCGATTGGAAATGAATCACAAAAAATGATTTCAATTTTAAGATTAAATGAGGAAAATTTTGAGATGTACGAATTCGGAAATTTCAAGTTTGTTCCGATGTTAGAAAGCCGTGAAAAATAA
- a CDS encoding PorP/SprF family type IX secretion system membrane protein has protein sequence MKKIKHVLSVLTIFAASAAFAQSSLPFDEQYFTSEKFLINPAFAGITDDIAFKVSHRRQWDNLPNSPETTIASLHGVVVDRLAVGAYFMKDRNGNTSTNTFNLAAAYHIPIGEFENRQDGQFSFGSSLSFAGIRFDGQPEDLNDPVYMDQSTVFVPYLNLGASVQYKGWTLAASVLDIPLSYNSPMVNELEPSPMFYYGMLGKRLNISSNFELEPMVAYRMNEESESRLDANLRAKFRVNENAVWVGANYRTDFWGDNNQATAISPAVGAEIGRFNVGASYNIGLSDISNEGNNGFSISVGYNIENFFSPNHQ, from the coding sequence ATGAAAAAGATTAAACACGTACTATCAGTACTTACAATATTTGCTGCTTCGGCAGCATTTGCTCAGTCAAGTTTACCATTTGATGAGCAATACTTTACATCAGAAAAGTTTTTAATTAATCCAGCTTTTGCGGGGATTACTGATGATATTGCATTTAAAGTTTCTCATAGAAGACAATGGGATAATTTACCAAACTCGCCAGAAACTACAATTGCTAGTTTACACGGTGTAGTGGTAGATCGTTTAGCTGTTGGAGCATATTTTATGAAAGATAGAAATGGAAACACTTCTACCAACACATTTAATTTAGCAGCTGCATATCACATTCCAATTGGAGAATTTGAAAATCGTCAAGATGGTCAATTCTCATTCGGTTCATCTTTAAGCTTTGCAGGGATTCGTTTTGATGGTCAACCAGAAGATTTAAATGATCCTGTTTACATGGATCAATCTACAGTTTTTGTTCCTTATTTAAATTTAGGAGCTTCTGTACAATACAAAGGTTGGACATTAGCAGCATCTGTTTTAGACATTCCTTTAAGTTATAATTCGCCAATGGTAAATGAATTAGAGCCAAGTCCAATGTTCTATTACGGGATGTTAGGTAAAAGATTAAACATTTCTTCTAATTTCGAATTAGAACCAATGGTTGCTTACCGTATGAATGAAGAGAGTGAAAGTCGTTTAGATGCTAACTTAAGAGCAAAATTCAGAGTTAATGAAAATGCAGTTTGGGTTGGAGCTAATTACCGTACAGATTTTTGGGGTGATAATAACCAAGCTACTGCTATTTCGCCAGCAGTTGGAGCTGAAATCGGACGTTTTAATGTCGGAGCTTCTTACAACATCGGTTTATCTGATATTTCTAACGAAGGAAATAACGGATTTTCGATTAGCGTAGGTTATAACATCGAGAATTTCTTTAGTCCAAATCATCAATAA
- a CDS encoding 3-hydroxybutyryl-CoA dehydrogenase, producing the protein MKNITVIGAGTMGNGIAHVFAQSGFKVNLVDVAQASLDKGMATIAGNLDRMLAKEKITAEDKANTLANITTFLSVEEGAKEADLVVEAATENIDLKLKIFQQLDAVAPAHAVLASNTSSISITKIASVTKRPEQVIGMHFMNPVPMMKLVEIIRGYSTSDKVTTAIMEMSKQLDKIPVEVNDYPGFIANRILMPMINEAIYSLYEGVAGVEEIDQVMKLGMAHPMGPLQLADFIGLDVCLSILEVLYDGFKNPKYAPCPLLVNMVTAGKMGVKSGEGFYDYSESKKAEKLAKQFAK; encoded by the coding sequence ATGAAAAACATTACTGTAATTGGAGCAGGTACAATGGGGAATGGAATTGCTCACGTTTTTGCACAATCAGGATTTAAAGTAAACTTAGTAGATGTTGCACAAGCAAGTTTAGATAAAGGTATGGCTACTATTGCTGGTAATTTGGATCGTATGTTAGCGAAAGAAAAAATTACGGCAGAAGATAAGGCTAATACTTTAGCAAATATTACCACTTTTTTAAGTGTTGAAGAAGGAGCAAAAGAAGCTGATTTAGTAGTAGAAGCTGCAACTGAAAACATTGATTTAAAATTGAAAATATTTCAACAATTAGACGCTGTTGCTCCTGCGCATGCTGTATTAGCATCAAACACCTCTTCAATTTCTATCACAAAAATTGCATCTGTTACAAAACGTCCAGAGCAAGTTATTGGAATGCATTTTATGAATCCAGTTCCGATGATGAAATTGGTTGAAATTATTAGAGGATACAGTACTTCTGATAAGGTTACAACTGCAATTATGGAAATGTCTAAACAATTAGATAAAATTCCAGTAGAAGTAAACGATTATCCAGGTTTTATCGCTAACCGTATTTTAATGCCAATGATCAACGAAGCTATTTATTCTTTATATGAAGGAGTTGCAGGTGTTGAGGAAATAGATCAAGTTATGAAATTAGGAATGGCACACCCAATGGGACCATTACAATTAGCTGATTTTATTGGTTTAGATGTTTGTTTATCGATTTTAGAAGTTCTTTACGATGGATTCAAAAATCCGAAGTATGCTCCATGTCCATTATTAGTGAATATGGTAACTGCTGGTAAAATGGGAGTTAAGTCTGGTGAAGGATTCTACGATTATTCAGAATCTAAAAAAGCTGAGAAGCTTGCAAAGCAATTTGCAAAATAA
- a CDS encoding sensor histidine kinase, with protein sequence MKISLKNYTFRYLTISLLAVIGIWAFLFHSFILDEVYDNVDDGLKNQKIEIIRQSYLNDEIVKTNEFGLAQFRILPVNINEYNEINRFSNELVFMPYDGEEEPYRILRTGFYGKNGEPYSLEIRTSTVEEGDLIYDLTLSLIVLYLVILISILLINHIGLNKALLPFKLILKQLQTYRFGEANQLEKIETNVLEFNILQNEISTMIDRNEKVFKDQKLFIENASHELQTPIAIASNKIDLILENEKLDESTYLQLVETKKSLWRMVNLNKSLLMLSRIENQQYKTQEKLDFIPILNELLEDFEMIFESNEINIETNLSENFFVQFNQDLARILISNLLRNAIKHNNQNKIIKVESNANELIFSNSSDANELNLDLIYNRFYKQGSHSDSNGLGLSIVQTIINNQNTLQLDYRFENGLHQFILKKI encoded by the coding sequence ATGAAAATTTCATTAAAAAATTATACGTTCAGATACTTAACCATTTCGCTTTTAGCTGTTATTGGAATTTGGGCTTTTTTATTTCATTCATTCATTTTAGATGAGGTTTACGATAATGTTGATGACGGTTTAAAAAATCAGAAAATAGAAATTATCAGGCAATCGTACTTGAATGATGAAATCGTAAAAACAAACGAATTTGGTTTAGCACAATTCAGAATTTTACCCGTAAATATTAATGAGTACAATGAAATAAATCGATTTTCAAACGAATTAGTTTTTATGCCTTATGATGGGGAAGAAGAACCTTATCGTATACTTCGTACAGGATTTTATGGGAAAAATGGGGAACCTTATTCGTTAGAAATTAGGACTTCTACTGTAGAGGAAGGCGATTTGATTTATGATCTAACGTTATCTTTAATTGTACTTTATCTTGTTATTTTGATTAGTATTTTATTGATTAATCATATAGGATTAAATAAAGCATTATTACCTTTTAAATTAATTTTGAAGCAATTGCAAACCTATCGTTTTGGGGAGGCAAATCAATTAGAAAAAATAGAAACGAACGTGCTCGAATTTAATATTCTGCAAAACGAAATTTCTACGATGATTGACCGAAACGAAAAAGTATTTAAAGATCAGAAATTATTTATAGAAAATGCTTCTCACGAGTTGCAAACGCCAATTGCTATTGCGTCTAATAAAATAGACTTGATTTTGGAAAACGAAAAATTAGACGAATCAACCTATCTTCAATTGGTTGAAACTAAAAAATCGTTGTGGCGAATGGTAAATCTTAATAAGTCTTTATTAATGCTTTCTCGTATCGAAAATCAACAATATAAAACGCAGGAAAAGCTAGATTTTATTCCAATTTTGAATGAACTTTTAGAGGATTTTGAAATGATATTTGAATCGAATGAAATTAATATAGAAACAAATCTTTCTGAAAATTTCTTTGTTCAATTTAATCAAGATTTAGCGCGAATTCTAATTTCAAATCTATTAAGAAATGCAATTAAACATAATAATCAAAACAAGATTATAAAAGTTGAATCCAATGCAAATGAATTAATTTTTTCAAATTCAAGTGATGCAAATGAATTAAATTTAGATTTGATTTACAACCGTTTTTACAAACAAGGATCACATTCGGATAGTAATGGATTAGGACTATCAATCGTACAAACGATCATCAATAATCAAAACACGTTGCAGTTGGATTATCGATTTGAAAATGGACTTCATCAATTTATTTTAAAAAAAATATAG
- a CDS encoding Gfo/Idh/MocA family protein, giving the protein MLKVGVIGAGHLGKIHLKLLNQSEKYELVGFFDSFEENGKKVEAEFGYKYFQSMDELMDAVDVVDIVTPTLSHYDVAVKAIEKGKHFFVEKPITNTLEEANSLIELSNAKGLKAQVGHVERFNPAFTSALPHIGEPLFIETHRLAEFNPRGTDVPVVLDLMIHDLDVILSIVKSEIKSIHSSGVSVISDTPDISNARIEFENGCVVNVSTSRMSMKNMRKMRIFQRDAYISIDFLEKKTEIIKMHQAPENPSEYAMIWQNDKGDRKEIAFEHPEVLPNNAILDELEAFADSIVNDLPIKVSLEDGRNALKVALEIINYFEKSQQVIQNQNIEKE; this is encoded by the coding sequence ATGTTAAAAGTAGGCGTAATCGGTGCTGGACACCTTGGGAAAATACATTTAAAATTATTAAATCAATCTGAAAAATACGAATTAGTTGGATTCTTTGATTCATTTGAAGAGAATGGAAAAAAAGTTGAAGCTGAATTTGGATATAAGTATTTCCAGTCGATGGACGAGTTGATGGATGCAGTAGATGTTGTGGATATTGTAACACCTACTTTATCGCATTACGATGTTGCTGTAAAAGCGATAGAAAAAGGAAAACACTTCTTTGTTGAAAAACCAATCACGAATACTTTAGAGGAAGCAAATTCATTAATAGAATTGTCGAATGCAAAAGGTTTAAAAGCACAAGTTGGACATGTAGAACGTTTTAATCCTGCATTTACATCTGCTTTACCACATATTGGTGAGCCTTTGTTTATTGAAACTCATCGCTTGGCAGAATTTAATCCTCGTGGAACTGATGTTCCGGTTGTTTTAGATTTAATGATTCATGATTTGGATGTGATTTTATCGATTGTAAAATCAGAAATTAAATCGATTCATTCTTCAGGCGTTTCAGTTATTTCTGATACACCAGATATTTCTAACGCACGTATCGAGTTTGAAAATGGTTGCGTAGTAAATGTTTCAACCTCTCGTATGTCGATGAAGAACATGCGTAAAATGCGTATTTTTCAGCGAGATGCCTATATTTCAATCGATTTCTTAGAAAAGAAAACTGAAATCATTAAAATGCATCAAGCACCAGAAAATCCTTCTGAATATGCGATGATTTGGCAAAATGATAAAGGTGATCGTAAGGAAATTGCTTTCGAACATCCAGAAGTTTTACCTAATAATGCAATTTTAGATGAATTAGAAGCTTTTGCAGATTCTATTGTTAATGATTTACCAATCAAGGTTTCGTTAGAAGATGGTCGCAATGCTTTAAAAGTTGCTTTAGAGATTATCAATTATTTTGAAAAATCTCAACAAGTCATTCAAAACCAAAACATAGAAAAAGAATAA
- a CDS encoding response regulator transcription factor: MKVLVVEDEIELQKTIIDFLTQEKILVETASTYKEGLDKIISFDYDCILLDMMLPDGNGMNLLKELRKSNKNTSVIILSAKDSVDDKVEGLLVGADDYLAKPFHFAELYARIKVAIRKNAQQGENSINYKNIELFPDDRRVLINSTEIKLNRKEYDLLYYFLLRPEKVFQKTTLAESVWGDHIEMVDNLDFIYSQIKNLRKKLKDSGSEADLQAVYGVGYKLI; this comes from the coding sequence ATGAAGGTATTAGTTGTTGAAGATGAAATAGAATTACAAAAAACAATCATAGATTTTTTGACTCAAGAAAAAATTCTTGTAGAAACGGCGAGTACTTATAAAGAAGGTTTGGATAAGATTATTTCTTTTGATTACGATTGTATTTTATTGGATATGATGTTGCCAGACGGAAATGGAATGAATTTATTAAAGGAGTTACGCAAATCAAATAAAAATACATCTGTAATTATTTTGTCTGCCAAAGATTCTGTGGATGATAAAGTAGAAGGTTTGTTAGTTGGTGCGGATGATTATTTGGCAAAACCTTTTCATTTCGCAGAACTTTATGCGCGAATAAAAGTTGCTATCAGAAAGAATGCTCAACAAGGAGAAAATAGTATTAATTATAAAAATATCGAATTATTTCCGGATGATAGAAGAGTTTTGATTAACTCAACAGAAATTAAATTGAATCGAAAAGAATATGATTTACTGTATTATTTCTTGCTACGACCAGAAAAAGTTTTTCAGAAAACTACGTTAGCAGAGAGCGTTTGGGGCGATCATATCGAAATGGTTGATAATTTAGATTTTATTTATTCGCAGATTAAAAATTTACGAAAAAAATTAAAAGATTCAGGTTCCGAAGCAGATTTACAAGCTGTTTATGGTGTCGGATATAAATTGATATAA
- a CDS encoding threonine aldolase family protein produces MTKYSFKNDYSEGAHPAILQRIIETNLQQTVGYGEDIFCNEARALIKEYIQRDSAIHFVSGGTQANLIVIAAILRPYESVIAAESGHIAVHETGAIEATGHKVNTINTDNGKINPSQIQEVLNQHTDEHMVKPKMVYISNSTEVGSVYSKSELTELYQFCQENNLYLFVDGARLGSALTSSTCDLTLEDLANLSDVFYIGGTKNGALIGEAIIINNQDLNENFRFHIKQRGGMLAKGRLIGIQFAELFKNNLFFEMGIHANAMAKKLADGISTKGFNFLNEPSSNQIFPILPNHLINQLQERFEFFVWQKIDEDSSAIRLVTSWATPEHQVDNFLNQL; encoded by the coding sequence TTGACAAAATACAGTTTTAAAAACGATTACAGCGAAGGAGCTCATCCTGCAATTTTGCAACGTATTATCGAAACCAATCTTCAGCAAACTGTTGGTTATGGTGAGGATATTTTTTGTAATGAAGCACGAGCTTTAATAAAAGAATATATTCAAAGAGATTCTGCCATTCATTTTGTTTCGGGCGGTACACAAGCAAATTTAATTGTTATTGCTGCTATACTTCGGCCGTACGAATCTGTTATTGCTGCAGAATCTGGACATATTGCTGTGCATGAAACTGGCGCTATAGAAGCAACAGGTCATAAAGTAAATACCATAAATACAGATAACGGAAAAATTAATCCATCACAAATCCAAGAAGTTTTAAATCAGCATACTGATGAACACATGGTAAAACCAAAAATGGTATATATTTCAAATTCAACAGAAGTTGGAAGTGTTTATTCTAAATCAGAATTAACGGAATTATATCAATTTTGTCAAGAAAATAATTTGTATTTATTTGTGGATGGAGCAAGATTGGGTTCGGCTTTAACTTCTTCAACATGCGATTTAACTTTAGAAGATTTGGCTAATCTATCGGATGTATTTTACATTGGCGGAACTAAAAATGGAGCTTTAATTGGTGAAGCAATAATTATAAATAATCAAGATTTGAATGAGAATTTCCGTTTTCACATCAAACAACGTGGCGGAATGTTAGCTAAAGGAAGGTTAATAGGAATTCAGTTTGCTGAATTATTTAAAAATAATTTATTCTTCGAAATGGGAATTCACGCAAATGCGATGGCCAAAAAATTAGCCGATGGTATTTCTACGAAAGGATTTAATTTTTTAAATGAACCATCATCAAATCAAATTTTTCCAATTCTTCCAAATCATTTGATTAATCAATTACAAGAACGTTTTGAATTTTTTGTTTGGCAAAAAATCGATGAAGACTCTTCTGCCATTCGATTAGTTACCTCTTGGGCAACGCCAGAACATCAAGTTGATAATTTTTTAAATCAATTATAA
- a CDS encoding T9SS type B sorting domain-containing protein, producing MRKTLIALASLCSFSGVSFAQNNTGIVNYVCSNDAFAAGPPQATTFDVGSTCAPTAYSNRIVFYLVKIRSGSTFTFEVQSDDQRDYDFMSWQNPPLPDVGNISVDDINNLPLADRGNRNAGGNSGRIGLRLNAPTLCQGVAGDGFERHYDVQPGDVILIGIDRWSSDTGFSISFGGDADLDCSITVPGEHFNKCDSGDGTATWDLEPIALSLMDDDPALYYRVFTDQEEAETGVGTPLTSMIYTAHKDNNPNPLYFRVENFITGEAEVTRMNFNVVDPPSFDDLDVPFCDTEAAGEGAEPVDLINIFNVLVDNREGYTASYFTTREDAEAETNAIATPNAFVVSNASKAFIRIKNEYDCFTIVEVTFNNTSNTVNNAVLEYCDSLEDGLGVETVNLRNAEAQILGGITNATVKYYPTREDAENGTNEIENASSYLTPFNTKVYASILNLGGCTSIAEIDIQMTDMEGVANATLEICDSFTDGLGVEVVDLTLAAPQLIGNLQGATIMYYPTEDDALANTNQIDNPTAYNLTIGNDVYVRVINEDECSTVAKISFTLRDLTGITEPIITYCDTLTDGLGVEIVNLTVVEAEILQAYPGVSFIYYANLADAESNVNPITEPTTYNYTAGTTAYVRVVDPQGCSSIVVIRFEVSELTGAQNATITFCDTPEDGEGMEVVDLTSAQAQLAGSIANPSYIYYPTAIDAENNTNPIADPTNYLLTIGNQVYVRVIDANGCSSVQSIDFALTELEVSLGDAFAICDGNVPIRATTNIQGESLSYKWFFNGEEVVGETGETFTVTVPGTYGVEVVSASGCRGTQEIVVTEGVGATITDITINERMVTVTATSEAMPLQYSLDGINWQDSNTFTNVPGGQYVIFVKNADGCITTREFSIFSIPTMFTPNGDGINDTWRIVGIEMYQGSSVEIYDRTGRLLVEKRIDSNVIWDGFYADGKKAPSTDYWYVIKLTDGRKFTGSVTVKSRVAKDNNN from the coding sequence ATGAGAAAAACGCTAATTGCATTGGCTTCGCTATGCAGTTTTAGTGGGGTTTCTTTTGCTCAAAATAACACAGGTATCGTGAACTATGTTTGTTCTAACGATGCATTTGCAGCAGGACCCCCTCAAGCAACTACTTTTGATGTAGGCTCTACTTGTGCACCTACTGCATATTCTAATCGTATTGTATTTTATTTAGTTAAAATTCGTTCAGGATCTACTTTTACATTCGAAGTACAATCAGATGATCAACGAGATTACGACTTTATGTCGTGGCAAAATCCACCATTACCTGATGTTGGAAATATTTCCGTAGATGACATTAACAATTTACCATTAGCTGACCGTGGAAACCGTAATGCGGGTGGAAATTCAGGTCGTATCGGTTTACGTTTAAATGCACCGACTTTATGTCAAGGTGTAGCTGGTGATGGTTTCGAACGTCACTATGATGTACAACCAGGAGACGTAATTTTAATTGGTATTGACCGTTGGAGTTCAGACACAGGATTCAGTATTTCATTTGGTGGAGATGCAGACCTGGATTGTTCTATTACAGTTCCAGGGGAACACTTCAATAAATGTGATTCTGGAGATGGAACAGCAACTTGGGATTTAGAACCGATTGCTTTAAGTCTTATGGATGATGATCCTGCGTTATACTACAGAGTTTTCACAGATCAAGAGGAAGCTGAAACAGGTGTTGGAACACCTTTAACTTCGATGATTTATACAGCGCATAAGGATAACAATCCTAATCCATTATACTTCAGAGTTGAAAACTTTATTACAGGTGAAGCTGAAGTTACACGTATGAATTTTAACGTTGTAGATCCACCTTCATTTGATGATTTAGATGTTCCATTTTGTGATACTGAAGCTGCTGGAGAAGGAGCTGAACCAGTTGATTTAATCAATATTTTTAATGTATTAGTTGATAATAGAGAAGGTTATACTGCTTCTTACTTTACAACGCGTGAAGATGCTGAAGCGGAAACTAACGCTATTGCAACACCAAATGCATTCGTGGTTAGTAATGCTTCAAAAGCATTTATCCGTATTAAAAACGAGTATGATTGTTTTACAATTGTAGAGGTAACTTTTAACAATACAAGTAATACTGTAAACAATGCAGTTTTAGAATATTGTGATTCATTGGAAGATGGATTAGGTGTTGAAACAGTGAATTTACGTAATGCAGAAGCTCAAATTTTGGGTGGAATTACAAATGCAACAGTTAAATACTATCCAACTCGTGAGGATGCTGAAAATGGCACAAATGAGATTGAAAATGCTTCATCTTACTTAACTCCATTTAATACAAAAGTTTATGCTTCTATTTTAAACTTAGGTGGATGTACTTCTATTGCTGAAATTGATATTCAGATGACAGATATGGAAGGTGTTGCAAATGCTACTTTAGAAATTTGTGATTCATTTACGGATGGTTTAGGTGTAGAAGTTGTAGATTTAACATTAGCTGCTCCACAGTTAATCGGAAATTTACAAGGTGCAACAATTATGTATTATCCAACTGAAGATGATGCTTTAGCAAATACAAATCAAATTGATAACCCAACAGCATATAACTTAACTATCGGAAACGATGTTTATGTTCGTGTTATTAATGAAGACGAATGTTCTACAGTTGCAAAAATTTCTTTCACTTTAAGAGATTTAACTGGAATTACAGAACCAATCATTACATATTGTGATACATTAACAGATGGTTTAGGTGTAGAAATTGTAAACTTAACTGTAGTTGAAGCTGAAATTTTACAAGCTTATCCAGGAGTTTCATTTATTTACTATGCTAATTTAGCAGATGCTGAATCTAATGTTAACCCAATTACAGAACCAACAACTTACAACTATACAGCTGGAACTACAGCTTATGTAAGAGTTGTTGATCCACAAGGTTGTTCATCAATCGTGGTAATTCGTTTTGAAGTTTCTGAATTAACAGGAGCACAAAATGCTACAATTACTTTCTGTGATACTCCAGAAGATGGAGAAGGAATGGAAGTGGTAGATTTAACATCAGCTCAAGCTCAATTAGCTGGTTCTATTGCTAATCCAAGCTACATTTATTATCCAACTGCTATTGATGCAGAAAATAATACAAACCCAATTGCAGATCCTACAAACTACTTATTAACAATAGGTAACCAAGTTTATGTTCGTGTGATTGATGCAAACGGATGTTCATCTGTTCAATCAATTGATTTTGCATTAACTGAATTAGAAGTTTCATTAGGAGATGCTTTTGCAATCTGTGACGGAAATGTTCCAATTCGTGCAACTACAAATATTCAAGGTGAATCATTATCATACAAATGGTTCTTTAACGGAGAAGAAGTTGTAGGTGAAACAGGAGAAACTTTCACAGTTACAGTTCCAGGTACATACGGTGTTGAAGTGGTTTCAGCTTCAGGATGTAGAGGTACTCAAGAAATTGTTGTTACAGAAGGTGTAGGTGCAACTATTACAGATATTACTATTAACGAAAGAATGGTAACTGTAACAGCAACATCAGAAGCTATGCCTTTACAGTATAGTTTAGACGGAATCAACTGGCAGGATTCTAACACATTTACTAATGTTCCAGGTGGACAATATGTAATATTTGTTAAGAATGCTGATGGATGTATTACAACAAGAGAATTCTCTATATTCTCTATTCCAACTATGTTTACTCCAAACGGTGATGGTATCAATGATACTTGGAGAATTGTAGGTATCGAAATGTACCAAGGTTCTTCAGTAGAAATCTACGATCGTACAGGACGTTTATTAGTGGAAAAACGTATTGATTCAAATGTAATTTGGGACGGATTCTATGCAGATGGTAAAAAAGCTCCATCTACAGATTATTGGTATGTTATTAAATTAACTGATGGACGCAAGTTCACAGGAAGTGTAACAGTTAAGAGTCGTGTTGCAAAAGATAACAACAATTAA
- a CDS encoding PepSY-like domain-containing protein, with translation MKKLVSLLLIVLGTSAFAQEQVVQFNQLPSKGQKFISQYFQKGQVSTVILDNDYISKDYDVLMANGTKIEFDGNGNWKEVDGNRNAIPTGFAPKNIAAYVKKSFPNTKIVKIEKNKFSYDVELSNGLDLVFDTKGNFKRIDD, from the coding sequence ATGAAAAAGTTAGTTAGTTTATTATTAATCGTGTTAGGAACATCAGCATTTGCACAAGAGCAAGTTGTTCAGTTTAACCAATTACCTTCAAAAGGTCAAAAATTTATTTCACAATATTTCCAAAAAGGACAAGTTAGTACAGTTATTTTGGATAATGATTACATCTCTAAAGATTATGATGTTTTGATGGCAAATGGTACTAAAATTGAATTTGACGGAAACGGAAATTGGAAAGAAGTTGACGGAAATCGTAATGCAATCCCAACTGGTTTTGCTCCGAAAAATATAGCAGCTTACGTCAAAAAAAGTTTTCCAAATACTAAGATTGTTAAAATCGAAAAGAATAAATTTTCTTATGATGTAGAATTATCTAATGGATTAGATTTAGTATTCGATACGAAAGGAAATTTTAAAAGAATTGATGATTAA